In Methylocystis echinoides, one genomic interval encodes:
- the pyk gene encoding pyruvate kinase, translated as MRRLRRVKIIATLGPATVDKAIIAGLVRAGADVFRINMSHTDHAGLAAYVRTIREIETEMSRAIGILVDLQGPKLRIGAFEEGSVHLRKGDVFVFDSDPKPGDVTRVRLPHPEILAALKVGDTILIDDGRVRLHVVETTPERAHAVVDVAGRLSNRKGVSLPDTEIPITSMTTKDRADLEAALKEGVDWVAISFVQRPEDVIEVKQITKGRALVMAKIEKPQAIHRLEEVIEVSDALMVARGDLGVEVPLERVPGLQKRINRSARRLGKPVVIATQMLESMILSPLPTRAEVSDVATAVFEGADAVMLSAESAAGQYPQDAVATMSRIAEEVETDAFFRSIINAQRGELPDPTSADAIAVAARDVAQTLHCKAICAWTSSGSTALRIARERPQSPILALTPKRDTARRLALVWGVHALETRDAVDIEDMVKRACEYSKSEGFGEDGDRIIIVAGMPFGSPGATNMIRIAHVGEEARQAGEGS; from the coding sequence ATGAGAAGGCTCAGGCGCGTCAAGATTATCGCCACGCTGGGACCGGCGACAGTCGACAAGGCGATCATCGCCGGGCTCGTGCGCGCGGGCGCCGACGTGTTCCGCATCAACATGAGCCACACTGATCACGCGGGGCTCGCGGCTTATGTCCGCACGATCCGCGAGATCGAAACCGAGATGTCGCGCGCCATCGGCATTCTGGTCGATCTCCAGGGCCCGAAGCTGCGCATCGGCGCCTTCGAGGAAGGCTCGGTGCATCTGCGCAAGGGGGACGTCTTCGTCTTCGATTCCGATCCCAAGCCCGGCGACGTCACCCGCGTGCGGCTGCCGCATCCTGAAATTCTGGCGGCGCTCAAAGTCGGCGACACGATTCTGATCGACGACGGCCGCGTACGTCTGCATGTCGTCGAGACGACGCCCGAGCGCGCTCATGCAGTCGTCGACGTGGCGGGCCGCCTGTCGAACCGCAAGGGCGTGAGCCTGCCCGACACCGAGATCCCGATCACCTCGATGACCACCAAGGACCGCGCCGATCTCGAAGCGGCCCTCAAGGAGGGCGTCGACTGGGTCGCGATCTCCTTCGTGCAGCGCCCGGAGGACGTGATCGAGGTCAAGCAGATCACCAAGGGCCGCGCCCTGGTGATGGCGAAGATCGAGAAGCCGCAGGCCATCCACCGCCTGGAAGAGGTGATCGAAGTCTCCGACGCGCTGATGGTCGCGCGCGGCGATCTCGGCGTCGAAGTGCCGCTCGAACGCGTGCCCGGCTTGCAGAAGCGGATCAACCGGTCGGCGCGCCGTCTCGGCAAGCCGGTGGTGATTGCGACTCAGATGCTCGAATCGATGATTCTCTCGCCGCTGCCGACGCGCGCCGAAGTGTCCGACGTCGCGACCGCCGTCTTCGAGGGCGCTGACGCCGTGATGCTCTCTGCGGAGAGCGCCGCCGGTCAATATCCGCAGGACGCAGTCGCGACGATGAGCCGGATCGCGGAGGAGGTCGAGACCGACGCCTTCTTCCGATCGATCATCAACGCCCAGCGCGGCGAGCTTCCGGATCCGACCTCCGCCGACGCCATCGCGGTCGCGGCGCGAGACGTCGCGCAGACGCTGCACTGCAAGGCGATTTGCGCCTGGACGTCATCGGGCTCGACGGCGCTGCGCATCGCGCGCGAGCGTCCCCAGTCCCCCATTCTGGCTTTGACCCCGAAGCGCGACACGGCGCGCCGCCTCGCGCTCGTCTGGGGCGTTCACGCGCTGGAGACGCGCGACGCCGTCGACATCGAGGACATGGTGAAGCGCGCCTGCGAATATTCGAAGAGCGAAGGCTTCGGCGAGGATGGCGACCGCATCATCATCGTCGCGGGCATGCCCTTCGGCTCGCCGGGCGCGACCAATATGATTCGCATCGCCCATGTGGGCGAAGAGGCGAGGCAGGCGGGCGAGGGGTCGTAA
- a CDS encoding cold-shock protein translates to MQTGAVKWFNAQKGFGFIQPDAGGNDVFVHISAVERAGLRDLAEGQKVSYEIVVDKRSGRSSADNLQIKN, encoded by the coding sequence ATGCAGACTGGCGCCGTGAAATGGTTCAATGCACAAAAAGGCTTCGGTTTTATTCAGCCTGACGCCGGCGGAAACGACGTTTTCGTCCACATCAGCGCCGTCGAGCGCGCGGGCCTGCGCGATCTGGCCGAGGGCCAGAAGGTCAGCTACGAGATCGTTGTCGACAAGCGCAGCGGCCGTTCGTCGGCCGACAATCTCCAGATCAAGAACTGA
- a CDS encoding GNAT family N-acetyltransferase: MTDAVTASETAPPGAAAEPLLRRRDDSDWPALLDLWVAAWRATYPEIDFEARRGWLTRQIAKLEAEGAVTLCLFPDEATALAGFVVIHPQTGWLDQICVSPACKGAGYGDRLMAAARAASPGVVRLDVNADNSRAIRFYERGGFMQIGRGANTLSGRATIMMEWRQR; encoded by the coding sequence GTGACCGACGCCGTGACCGCCTCCGAAACCGCGCCCCCCGGGGCGGCTGCCGAGCCCCTGCTGCGCCGGCGCGACGACTCCGACTGGCCGGCATTGCTGGACCTCTGGGTCGCCGCCTGGCGCGCCACCTATCCCGAGATCGACTTCGAGGCGCGGCGCGGCTGGCTGACCCGGCAGATCGCCAAGCTGGAAGCGGAGGGCGCGGTCACGCTCTGCCTTTTCCCGGATGAAGCGACCGCGCTGGCGGGTTTTGTCGTGATCCATCCGCAAACGGGCTGGCTCGATCAGATATGCGTCTCGCCCGCCTGCAAAGGCGCCGGCTATGGCGACAGGCTGATGGCGGCGGCGCGCGCGGCTTCCCCCGGCGTCGTGCGGCTCGACGTCAACGCCGACAATTCTCGAGCCATTCGCTTCTACGAGCGCGGCGGATTCATGCAAATCGGCCGGGGCGCCAACACGCTGTCCGGCCGCGCAACGATCATGATGGAGTGGCGTCAGCGATAA
- a CDS encoding PGPGW domain-containing protein, whose product MVRNDAPEKDDGAKSRNNGILARIRAAPSYVGVPVGVSFILGGTLLAPLPFFGVWMVPLGLAILAPHSPGAHRLTQRLYWQKLRFLRWAIRRGFVRVRRVERKKDETVG is encoded by the coding sequence ATGGTCCGAAACGACGCCCCAGAGAAGGACGACGGCGCGAAGAGCCGCAACAATGGGATCCTTGCGCGCATACGCGCGGCGCCAAGTTACGTTGGCGTCCCCGTCGGCGTCAGCTTCATCCTCGGGGGCACCCTCCTCGCGCCCCTACCCTTTTTCGGCGTCTGGATGGTTCCGCTCGGCCTCGCGATCCTCGCGCCGCACTCGCCCGGCGCGCATCGCCTCACGCAGCGCCTGTATTGGCAGAAGCTACGATTTCTGCGTTGGGCGATCCGCCGCGGTTTCGTGCGCGTCAGACGGGTCGAGCGCAAGAAGGACGAAACGGTAGGGTGA
- the cpdR gene encoding cell cycle two-component system response regulator CpdR, producing MTAKILLAEDDNDMRRFLVKALQQAGFSVTSFDNGLSAYDQLRVEPFELLLTDIVMPEMDGIELARRATELDPDIKVMFITGFAAVALNPDNQAPRQAKILSKPFHLRDLVSEVQRMLAA from the coding sequence ATGACGGCGAAGATTCTGCTGGCGGAAGACGACAACGACATGCGTCGTTTCCTGGTGAAGGCGCTTCAGCAGGCCGGCTTTTCCGTCACGTCCTTCGACAACGGCCTCTCGGCCTATGATCAGCTGCGCGTCGAGCCTTTCGAGCTGTTGCTGACAGACATTGTCATGCCCGAGATGGACGGAATCGAATTGGCGCGCCGCGCCACCGAGCTCGACCCCGACATCAAGGTCATGTTCATCACCGGATTCGCCGCCGTCGCGCTCAATCCCGACAATCAGGCGCCGCGTCAGGCCAAAATCCTCTCCAAGCCGTTCCATTTGCGCGACCTCGTGAGCGAGGTTCAGCGCATGCTCGCCGCCTGA
- the gatA gene encoding Asp-tRNA(Asn)/Glu-tRNA(Gln) amidotransferase subunit GatA, with product MSDLTHLSLADARDALTSKKISAVELTKAHLAAIERARALNCFITETPELALKQAEASDAKLARGEAGPLEGLPLGVKDLYCSKGVRTTAASRILDDFTPTYESTVSGNLLRDGAVTLGKLNLDEFAMGSSNETSAFGPVVSPWRRKGDPNAKIVPGGSSGGSSAAVAAHLCLGATATDTGGSIRQPAAFTGTVGVKPTYGRCSRWGIVAFASSLDQAGPIARTVRDAAIMLRSMAGHDPKDTTSVDAPVPDYEAAVGASVKGRRIGVPKEYRLDGMSAEIAALWDQGVAWLKDAGAEIVDISLPHTKYALPTYYIIAPAEASSNLARYDGVRYGMREQGRDIVDMYEKTRAKGFGAEVRRRIMIGTYVLSAGYYDAYYVRAQKVRSLIKRDFDEAFAAGVDAVLTPATPSTAFAQGEQGSTDPVEMYLNDVFTVTVNMAGLPGVAVPGGLAANGLPLGLQLIGRPFDEETLFSLAAALEQAAPKIDFPQPWWREA from the coding sequence ATGTCCGATCTGACGCATCTCTCCCTCGCCGACGCGCGCGACGCGCTGACGTCGAAGAAAATCTCGGCGGTCGAGTTGACCAAGGCGCATCTCGCCGCGATCGAGCGGGCGCGCGCCCTCAATTGCTTCATCACCGAGACGCCGGAACTGGCGTTGAAGCAGGCGGAGGCGAGCGACGCGAAGCTCGCGCGCGGCGAAGCCGGCCCGCTCGAAGGATTGCCGCTCGGCGTCAAGGACCTTTATTGCTCCAAAGGCGTGCGCACGACGGCGGCGAGCCGCATCCTCGACGATTTCACGCCGACCTATGAATCGACTGTCTCCGGCAATCTGCTGCGCGACGGCGCGGTGACGCTTGGCAAGCTCAATCTCGACGAGTTCGCCATGGGCTCTTCAAACGAGACGAGCGCCTTTGGCCCCGTCGTTTCGCCATGGCGCCGCAAGGGCGATCCGAATGCGAAGATCGTTCCCGGCGGTTCGTCGGGCGGCTCTTCGGCGGCGGTCGCCGCGCATCTTTGTCTTGGCGCCACGGCGACCGATACGGGCGGCTCCATACGCCAGCCGGCGGCGTTTACCGGCACGGTCGGCGTCAAGCCGACCTATGGGCGCTGTTCGCGCTGGGGCATCGTCGCTTTCGCCTCGTCGCTCGATCAGGCGGGTCCGATCGCGCGCACGGTGCGCGACGCCGCCATCATGCTGCGCTCCATGGCCGGCCACGATCCCAAGGATACGACGAGCGTCGACGCGCCGGTGCCGGATTACGAGGCCGCGGTCGGCGCCTCGGTGAAGGGGCGCCGCATCGGCGTGCCGAAGGAATACCGCCTCGACGGCATGTCGGCCGAGATCGCCGCGCTGTGGGATCAGGGCGTCGCCTGGCTCAAGGACGCGGGCGCGGAGATCGTGGACATTTCCCTGCCGCATACGAAGTATGCGCTGCCGACCTATTACATCATCGCGCCGGCGGAGGCCTCGTCCAATCTCGCGCGCTATGACGGCGTGCGCTACGGCATGCGCGAGCAGGGCCGCGACATCGTCGACATGTATGAGAAGACCCGCGCCAAGGGCTTCGGCGCCGAAGTGCGTCGTCGCATCATGATCGGCACCTATGTGCTGTCGGCGGGCTATTACGACGCCTATTACGTGCGCGCGCAGAAGGTGCGCAGCCTCATCAAGCGCGATTTCGATGAGGCCTTCGCCGCCGGCGTCGACGCGGTGCTGACGCCCGCGACGCCCTCGACCGCCTTCGCGCAGGGCGAGCAGGGCTCGACCGATCCGGTTGAGATGTATTTGAACGACGTCTTTACGGTGACGGTGAATATGGCGGGCCTGCCGGGCGTCGCCGTGCCCGGCGGCCTCGCCGCCAATGGTCTGCCGCTCGGGCTGCAGCTCATTGGGCGCCCCTTCGACGAAGAGACGCTGTTTTCGCTCGCTGCGGCGCTGGAGCAGGCGGCGCCGAAAATCGACTTCCCGCAACCCTGGTGGCGCGAGGCCTGA
- the gatB gene encoding Asp-tRNA(Asn)/Glu-tRNA(Gln) amidotransferase subunit GatB gives MATQAAPSKLIKGATGDWEVVIGMEIHAQVTSNAKLFSGASAEYGGAPNNHVSLVDAAMPGMLPVINEECVKQAIRTGLGLEAKINLRSIFDRKNYFYPDLPQGYQISQFKHPIVGEGAVIVDVSPTERITVGVERLHLEQDAGKSLHDLSPGESHVDLNRSGVALMEIVSKPDMRSAEEARAYVTKLRALLRYIGSCDGNMEQGSLRADVNVSVRRPGEPLGTRCEIKNVNSIRFIGQAIEVEARRQIGILEDGGKIDQETRLFDPGKGETRSMRSKEEAHDYRYFPDPDLLPLEFDQPYVDALKAGLPELPDAKRARFIAEYGLPPYDAGVLVMERASADFFEETAKGRDAKLAANWVINELFGRLNKEGLDVTRSPVSAQALGAIIDLISQNVISGKIAKDLFEIVWTEGGDPKEIVERRGMKQVTDTGAIEAAVDAVIAANPDKAEQAKAKPTMLGWFVGQVMKQTGGKANPQAVNELLKSKLGV, from the coding sequence ATGGCGACACAGGCGGCTCCCTCCAAACTCATAAAAGGCGCGACCGGCGACTGGGAAGTCGTCATCGGCATGGAAATCCATGCGCAGGTCACGAGCAACGCCAAGCTCTTCTCCGGCGCTTCGGCCGAGTATGGCGGCGCGCCAAATAATCATGTCTCGCTCGTCGACGCGGCTATGCCGGGCATGCTGCCCGTCATCAACGAAGAATGCGTCAAGCAGGCGATCCGCACGGGCCTGGGGCTCGAGGCCAAGATCAATCTGCGCTCCATCTTCGACCGCAAGAACTATTTCTATCCCGATCTGCCGCAGGGCTATCAGATTTCCCAGTTTAAACACCCGATCGTGGGCGAGGGCGCGGTGATCGTCGACGTCTCGCCTACCGAGCGCATCACGGTCGGCGTCGAGCGTCTGCACCTCGAGCAGGACGCCGGCAAATCGTTGCACGATCTCTCTCCCGGCGAGAGTCACGTCGACCTCAATCGCAGCGGCGTCGCGCTCATGGAGATCGTCTCCAAGCCCGACATGCGCTCGGCCGAGGAAGCGCGCGCCTATGTCACGAAGCTGCGCGCGCTGCTGCGCTACATCGGCTCCTGCGACGGCAATATGGAGCAGGGCTCGCTGCGCGCGGACGTCAATGTGTCCGTGCGCCGCCCGGGCGAACCGCTCGGCACGCGCTGCGAGATCAAGAATGTGAACTCGATCCGCTTCATCGGCCAGGCCATCGAGGTCGAGGCGCGCCGTCAGATCGGCATCCTCGAAGACGGCGGCAAGATCGATCAGGAGACGCGGCTCTTCGATCCAGGCAAGGGCGAAACGCGCTCGATGCGCTCGAAGGAGGAGGCGCACGACTATCGCTACTTCCCAGATCCGGACCTGCTGCCGCTCGAGTTCGACCAGCCCTATGTGGACGCGCTGAAAGCCGGGCTGCCAGAGTTGCCTGACGCCAAGCGCGCACGATTCATCGCCGAATATGGCTTGCCGCCCTATGACGCGGGCGTGCTGGTGATGGAGCGCGCCAGCGCCGATTTCTTCGAAGAGACCGCGAAAGGACGCGACGCGAAGCTTGCGGCGAATTGGGTGATCAACGAACTCTTCGGCCGCTTGAACAAGGAAGGGTTGGACGTGACGCGCTCGCCGGTCTCGGCGCAGGCGCTCGGCGCCATCATCGACCTCATCTCTCAAAACGTCATCTCGGGTAAGATCGCCAAGGATCTGTTCGAGATCGTCTGGACCGAAGGCGGCGATCCCAAGGAGATTGTCGAGCGCCGCGGCATGAAGCAGGTCACGGACACGGGCGCGATCGAAGCCGCAGTCGACGCCGTCATCGCCGCCAATCCGGACAAGGCGGAGCAGGCGAAGGCGAAGCCCACCATGCTCGGCTGGTTCGTCGGACAGGTGATGAAGCAGACCGGCGGCAAGGCGAATCCGCAGGCCGTGAACGAGCTGCTGAAGAGCAAATTGGGCGTCTGA
- the rpmE gene encoding 50S ribosomal protein L31: MKKDIHPDYHTIKVVMTDGSEYLTRSTWGKEGDTMNLDIDPKTHPAWTGGSTQLLDRGGRLSRFNSRFGGLSFGKK; the protein is encoded by the coding sequence ATGAAAAAGGATATCCATCCCGACTATCACACGATCAAGGTCGTGATGACCGACGGCTCCGAGTATCTGACGCGCTCGACCTGGGGCAAGGAAGGGGACACGATGAACCTCGACATCGACCCCAAGACCCATCCGGCGTGGACCGGCGGCTCGACGCAGCTCCTCGACCGCGGCGGCCGTCTGTCGCGCTTCAACTCCCGTTTCGGCGGTCTGAGCTTCGGCAAGAAGTAA
- the hemB gene encoding porphobilinogen synthase: MTDRETSPTRLTLIQRPRRNRKSDWSRRLVRENTLDVSDLIWPVFLTEGDGRRDPVGSMPGVFRLSIDLAVQSIVEAAALGVPAVALFPNTDPTLRDETASVALDPENLVCRACRAIKAAAPEIGVITDVALDPYTSHGHDGILRGDEIVNDETVAVLAQQAVTQARAGSDIIAPSDMMDGRVGAIRAALDAAGFQNVQIMSYAAKYASAFYGPFRDAIGTNKTLRGDKRAYQMDPANTDEALREVALDLEQGADMVMVKPGMPYLDIIHRVAETFHAPTFAYQVSGEYAMIMAAARNGWLDEERAMMESLLAFKRAGAAGVLTYFAPRAAALLRE; encoded by the coding sequence ATGACGGACAGGGAGACTTCACCGACGCGGCTCACGCTTATCCAGCGTCCGCGCCGCAATCGCAAGAGCGACTGGTCCCGCCGTCTCGTGCGCGAAAACACGCTCGACGTTTCGGATTTGATCTGGCCGGTGTTTTTGACGGAGGGAGACGGGCGGCGAGATCCTGTTGGCTCCATGCCCGGGGTTTTCCGCCTGTCGATTGATCTTGCGGTTCAATCGATCGTTGAAGCGGCGGCGCTCGGCGTCCCGGCCGTGGCGCTCTTTCCCAACACCGATCCGACATTGCGGGACGAGACGGCGAGCGTTGCGCTGGATCCGGAAAATCTCGTCTGCCGCGCCTGCCGCGCCATCAAGGCGGCGGCGCCCGAGATTGGCGTCATCACCGACGTCGCGCTCGATCCTTATACGAGCCACGGCCATGACGGGATTTTGCGGGGCGACGAAATCGTCAATGACGAGACGGTTGCGGTCTTGGCCCAGCAGGCGGTCACGCAGGCGCGCGCAGGCTCCGACATCATCGCGCCCTCCGACATGATGGACGGGCGCGTCGGCGCCATTCGCGCGGCGCTCGACGCGGCGGGCTTCCAGAACGTGCAGATCATGAGCTATGCGGCGAAATACGCTTCGGCGTTCTACGGGCCGTTCCGCGACGCCATCGGCACCAACAAGACGCTGCGCGGCGACAAGCGCGCCTATCAAATGGACCCGGCCAATACCGACGAGGCGCTTCGCGAAGTCGCGCTCGATCTGGAGCAGGGCGCCGACATGGTGATGGTGAAGCCCGGCATGCCCTATCTCGACATCATTCATCGCGTCGCCGAGACTTTCCATGCGCCGACCTTCGCCTATCAGGTCTCGGGCGAATATGCGATGATCATGGCCGCGGCGCGCAACGGCTGGCTCGACGAGGAGCGGGCGATGATGGAGAGCTTGCTCGCCTTCAAGCGCGCCGGCGCCGCGGGGGTTCTGACCTATTTCGCGCCGCGCGCGGCGGCGCTGCTGCGCGAATAG
- a CDS encoding inositol monophosphatase family protein — translation MIRSALMNVMTAAAIKAGRGLKRDFGEVENLQVSVKGPGDFVTAADKRAEKTLFEELSKARPGYGFRLEESGVVEGSDKSHTWHIDPLDGTSNFLHGVPVFAVSIALEREGQLVAGLVYNPASDEMFVAEKGQGAYFNNRRMRVAARRSLAESMVACGIPPLARLRDHESFKRELAAGMAKIGNIRRMGAAAMDLAMVACGRFDGYWERGINSWDVAAGVVLVREAGGFVSDLTGGGDILAKGEICAGNETIHRLLLDVMKKA, via the coding sequence ATGATTCGTTCCGCGTTGATGAATGTCATGACCGCCGCCGCCATAAAGGCGGGCCGCGGCCTGAAGCGTGATTTCGGCGAGGTCGAAAATCTGCAGGTTTCGGTCAAAGGCCCGGGCGATTTCGTCACCGCCGCCGATAAGCGCGCCGAAAAGACCCTCTTCGAGGAGTTGTCCAAGGCGCGGCCGGGTTATGGCTTTCGGCTCGAGGAAAGCGGCGTCGTCGAGGGTTCGGACAAGAGCCATACTTGGCACATCGACCCGCTCGACGGCACCTCGAACTTCCTGCACGGCGTGCCGGTGTTCGCGGTTTCCATCGCGCTGGAGCGCGAGGGCCAGCTGGTCGCCGGCCTCGTCTACAATCCCGCGAGCGACGAGATGTTCGTCGCGGAAAAGGGCCAGGGCGCCTATTTCAACAATCGCCGGATGCGCGTCGCCGCGCGTCGCTCCCTCGCCGAGTCGATGGTGGCCTGTGGCATCCCGCCGCTGGCGCGGCTCCGAGATCACGAATCCTTCAAGCGCGAGCTCGCCGCTGGAATGGCCAAGATCGGCAATATCCGCCGCATGGGCGCGGCCGCCATGGACCTCGCGATGGTCGCCTGCGGGCGCTTCGACGGCTATTGGGAACGCGGCATCAATAGTTGGGACGTGGCGGCCGGCGTCGTGCTGGTGCGCGAGGCCGGCGGCTTTGTCTCCGACCTCACGGGGGGCGGCGACATACTGGCCAAGGGCGAAATCTGCGCCGGCAATGAGACGATCCACCGCCTGCTTCTCGACGTGATGAAGAAGGCGTGA
- a CDS encoding chorismate mutase, whose product MNKAAVEPDLKSMQDEMSDVRRVIDELDDELVALLAKRQRQIERAAKVKPSLGIPARVPERVDEVLARVLGAARREGLSVEVAMNLWTTIIEWSIQYEERLMGDRAPKGD is encoded by the coding sequence ATGAACAAGGCCGCAGTCGAACCCGACCTCAAGTCGATGCAGGACGAAATGTCCGACGTTCGCCGCGTCATCGACGAACTCGACGACGAACTCGTCGCGTTGCTTGCGAAGCGACAGCGACAGATCGAGCGGGCTGCAAAGGTAAAGCCGTCGCTCGGCATTCCAGCGCGCGTGCCGGAGCGTGTCGACGAAGTGCTGGCGCGCGTGCTCGGCGCCGCGCGGCGCGAGGGCCTGTCGGTGGAAGTCGCGATGAATCTCTGGACGACCATCATCGAATGGTCGATCCAGTACGAAGAGCGCCTGATGGGGGATCGGGCGCCGAAGGGCGACTGA
- a CDS encoding NAD(P)H-dependent oxidoreductase: MARRIAIIQGHPDQRPERFCRALAEAYASGAAQGGHETRLIDVAALDFPLIRTQAEFESGAPPRAIASAQETLRWADHWVIVYPLWLGDAPALFKAFVEQTFRPGFALRYREGRLPEGLLKGKTARVIVTMGMPALVYRFFFFAHGLRNLKRNVLNYAGVSPVRDTLIGSIKDMDRATGEQWLRRVEAFGRMAR; the protein is encoded by the coding sequence ATGGCCAGGCGGATCGCGATTATCCAAGGACACCCGGACCAGAGGCCCGAGCGCTTCTGCCGGGCGCTCGCCGAGGCCTATGCGAGCGGCGCTGCGCAAGGCGGTCACGAAACGCGCCTCATCGACGTCGCTGCGCTGGATTTCCCCCTGATCCGCACCCAGGCCGAGTTCGAGAGCGGCGCGCCGCCCCGCGCCATCGCGTCGGCGCAGGAGACGCTGCGCTGGGCCGATCATTGGGTGATCGTCTATCCGCTGTGGCTCGGCGACGCGCCGGCCCTGTTCAAAGCCTTCGTCGAGCAGACATTCCGGCCGGGTTTCGCGCTGCGCTACCGAGAGGGGCGCCTGCCCGAAGGCCTTCTGAAGGGAAAAACCGCGCGGGTCATCGTGACGATGGGCATGCCGGCGCTCGTCTACCGCTTCTTCTTCTTCGCGCACGGCCTGCGCAATCTCAAACGCAACGTCCTCAATTACGCCGGCGTCTCGCCCGTGCGCGACACGCTGATCGGATCGATCAAGGACATGGACCGCGCGACGGGCGAACAATGGCTTCGGCGCGTGGAAGCGTTCGGGCGCATGGCGCGCTGA
- a CDS encoding DUF1465 family protein — protein sequence MGRVSDNRGEQSQPVSFVEKLAGSEAFGAMFKEGMGLVEEAAAYLDGDGRDEAKALPRTEALAYAAESMRLTTRLMQVASWLLLQRAVNQGELTRTQAASDRHRVKLQHQELASAPDMFQRLPQRLRELALHSLRLQARIIHLDQLIYAGPEAATAQSAPTASPVQEQLARLRDAFTQ from the coding sequence ATGGGTCGTGTGAGTGATAATCGGGGCGAGCAGAGCCAGCCCGTTTCCTTTGTCGAAAAGCTTGCGGGTTCGGAAGCTTTCGGCGCAATGTTCAAGGAGGGCATGGGGCTCGTCGAAGAGGCCGCCGCCTATCTCGACGGCGACGGCCGCGACGAGGCCAAGGCTCTGCCGCGCACCGAGGCTCTGGCCTATGCGGCGGAAAGCATGCGTCTCACCACGAGGTTGATGCAAGTCGCCTCCTGGCTGCTGCTTCAGCGCGCCGTCAATCAGGGCGAGCTGACGCGGACGCAGGCGGCCAGCGACCGCCATCGGGTCAAGCTCCAGCACCAGGAATTGGCCTCCGCGCCGGACATGTTCCAGCGCCTGCCGCAGCGCCTGCGCGAGCTCGCGCTGCATTCGCTGCGGCTTCAGGCGCGCATTATTCATCTCGACCAGCTGATCTACGCCGGACCCGAGGCGGCGACGGCGCAATCGGCGCCAACGGCGAGCCCCGTGCAGGAGCAATTGGCCAGGCTCCGGGACGCCTTCACGCAGTAG
- a CDS encoding DUF1036 domain-containing protein — MIRRLLLPAVLTGLALTAPARADFRLCNNTSTRVSVAIAYTDGKSWLSEGWWNLRPTACETLLRGPLAAQFYYVYAMDERGGEWKGKAFMCTRDREFRIDGRDDCFARGYDRTGFFEIDTGRDAKSWTVQLTDPNASAQ; from the coding sequence ATGATTCGACGCCTTCTCCTTCCCGCCGTTCTGACGGGGCTGGCCCTGACGGCGCCGGCGCGCGCCGATTTCCGCCTGTGCAACAACACGAGCACGCGCGTGAGCGTCGCCATCGCCTATACGGATGGGAAAAGCTGGCTTTCGGAAGGGTGGTGGAACCTGCGGCCGACCGCCTGCGAGACGTTGCTGCGCGGACCGCTCGCCGCGCAATTTTACTATGTCTATGCGATGGACGAGCGCGGCGGCGAGTGGAAAGGCAAGGCTTTCATGTGCACGCGCGACCGGGAGTTTCGCATCGACGGACGCGACGACTGCTTCGCGCGCGGCTACGACAGGACCGGATTCTTCGAGATCGACACAGGGCGCGACGCCAAAAGCTGGACGGTGCAGCTCACGGACCCCAATGCATCGGCGCAGTGA